A genomic segment from Bradyrhizobium diazoefficiens USDA 110 encodes:
- a CDS encoding TRAP transporter small permease has translation MPDTGALSARRIVIRASSALLAFERLALMGLMYLLTALILVNVVTRYSHFPIYWIDESAVYCVVWLTFIGASAMTRLRLDFAVTMLTERLSPQHQKIAKVISTGLVVVFGVALIVTCVLWMDPIGLARAGFDGRKLAAETFNFLYTEHTQTLNWPTWVLYLTLPIFAVSMTIHGLANLLEDLELVPRTPLRGFQLSELDGVN, from the coding sequence ATGCCGGATACGGGCGCGCTCAGCGCCCGGCGGATTGTGATCAGGGCGTCGAGCGCGCTGCTGGCCTTCGAGCGTCTGGCGCTGATGGGCCTGATGTACCTGCTCACCGCACTGATCCTGGTGAACGTCGTCACCCGCTACTCGCATTTCCCGATCTATTGGATCGATGAATCCGCTGTCTATTGCGTGGTCTGGCTGACCTTCATCGGCGCCTCCGCCATGACGCGGTTGCGGCTGGACTTCGCCGTCACGATGCTGACGGAGCGTCTTTCGCCGCAGCACCAGAAGATCGCCAAGGTGATCTCGACCGGTCTCGTCGTCGTGTTCGGCGTCGCCCTGATCGTCACCTGCGTGCTCTGGATGGACCCGATCGGGCTCGCACGCGCCGGCTTCGACGGGCGCAAGCTCGCGGCCGAGACCTTCAACTTCCTCTACACCGAGCACACCCAGACGCTGAACTGGCCGACCTGGGTGCTCTATTTGACGCTGCCGATCTTCGCGGTGTCGATGACCATTCACGGCCTCGCCAATCTACTTGAAGATCTCGAGCTGGTCCCGCGCACGCCGCTGAGGGGCTTCCAGCTCTCCGAGCTCGACGGGGTCAACTGA
- a CDS encoding dihydrodipicolinate synthase family protein, whose protein sequence is MSRRVSWEGVFPAVTTQFHDDLSLDIDATAKVMDGLIRDGVSGLIVCGSVGENTSLERKEKVAIMETAKSVAAGRVPVLCGIAEFTTAFAVETAKEAARVGIDGVMVMPALVYSSKPHETAAHFRAVATATDLPVMLYNNPPIYKNDVTPDILASLADVETVVSFKDSSGDTRRFIDTRNMVGDRFVLFAGLDDVIVESVAMGAVGWVSGMSNAFPREGETLFRLAKAGRYAEAMPLYEWFMPLLHLDARPDLVQCIKLCEHIMGRGTVLTRPPRLALLPQEKAEVEAMMVKALKSRPRLPDVGLKAA, encoded by the coding sequence ATGAGCCGCCGCGTTTCCTGGGAAGGCGTCTTCCCGGCCGTCACCACGCAATTCCACGACGATCTCTCGCTCGACATCGACGCGACCGCGAAGGTGATGGACGGACTGATCCGCGACGGCGTCTCCGGCCTGATCGTCTGCGGCTCCGTCGGCGAGAACACGTCGCTGGAGCGCAAGGAGAAGGTCGCGATCATGGAGACGGCGAAATCCGTCGCGGCCGGGCGCGTGCCCGTGCTGTGCGGCATCGCCGAGTTCACCACGGCCTTCGCGGTCGAGACGGCCAAGGAAGCCGCGCGTGTCGGCATCGACGGCGTCATGGTGATGCCGGCCCTGGTCTATTCGTCGAAGCCGCACGAGACCGCCGCGCATTTCCGCGCCGTCGCCACCGCGACGGACCTTCCCGTGATGCTCTACAACAACCCGCCGATCTACAAGAACGACGTCACCCCCGACATCCTGGCCTCGCTCGCCGACGTCGAGACGGTCGTCTCCTTCAAGGATTCCTCCGGCGACACGCGCCGCTTCATCGACACAAGGAACATGGTCGGCGACCGCTTCGTGCTGTTCGCAGGCCTCGACGACGTCATCGTCGAGAGCGTCGCCATGGGCGCCGTGGGCTGGGTCTCCGGCATGTCGAACGCCTTCCCGCGCGAGGGCGAGACACTGTTTCGCCTGGCCAAGGCGGGACGCTATGCCGAGGCGATGCCACTCTACGAATGGTTCATGCCGCTCTTGCATCTCGATGCGCGCCCGGACCTCGTCCAGTGCATCAAGCTGTGCGAGCACATCATGGGCCGCGGCACGGTGCTGACCCGTCCGCCCCGCCTCGCCCTGCTGCCGCAGGAAAAGGCCGAGGTCGAGGCCATGATGGTGAAGGCGCTCAAGAGCCGGCCGCGTCTGCCGGATGTTGGGCTGAAGGCGGCCTGA
- a CDS encoding hydroxymethylglutaryl-CoA lyase, with the protein MSEPVRIIEMGPRDGLQNERTPVSVEARIAFVEALVAAGLNTVEVGAFVSPKAIPQMASSDAVLRGVGHITGAEFHVLVPNEKGYDAARAAGAKVVSVFAAASEGFSRANINCTVAESIERFKPVLARAKTDGIKVRGYISCVLGCPFDGEIKPKAVADLASTLWDLGCYEISLGDTIGVGTPAKAKEMLRAVSADIPAANLAMHFHDTYGQALANLYAGLEQGVRVIDAAAGGLGGCPYAPGATGNVATEDVVYMLEGMGISTGVDMEKLLAATNEMSGVLGKPPVSRVASALNAKKKRTTS; encoded by the coding sequence ATGAGCGAGCCCGTCCGCATCATCGAGATGGGGCCGCGCGACGGCCTCCAGAACGAGAGGACGCCGGTGAGCGTCGAAGCCCGCATTGCCTTCGTCGAGGCGCTGGTCGCAGCCGGTCTCAACACCGTCGAGGTCGGCGCTTTCGTGTCGCCCAAGGCGATCCCGCAAATGGCAAGCTCCGATGCCGTGCTGCGCGGCGTCGGCCATATAACGGGTGCCGAATTCCACGTGCTGGTGCCGAACGAGAAGGGCTATGACGCCGCGCGCGCCGCGGGCGCGAAGGTGGTCTCCGTCTTTGCGGCGGCCTCCGAAGGCTTTTCGCGGGCCAACATCAACTGCACGGTCGCGGAGTCGATCGAACGGTTCAAGCCGGTGCTGGCGCGCGCCAAGACCGACGGCATCAAGGTGCGCGGCTACATTTCCTGCGTGCTGGGCTGTCCGTTCGACGGCGAGATCAAGCCGAAGGCGGTGGCCGATCTTGCTAGCACGCTGTGGGACCTCGGCTGCTACGAGATCTCGCTCGGCGACACCATCGGCGTCGGCACCCCGGCCAAGGCGAAGGAAATGCTGCGCGCCGTCAGCGCCGACATCCCCGCCGCCAATCTCGCGATGCACTTTCATGACACCTACGGCCAGGCGCTCGCCAACCTCTATGCCGGGCTGGAGCAGGGCGTCCGCGTCATCGATGCCGCCGCCGGCGGCCTCGGCGGCTGCCCCTACGCCCCCGGCGCGACCGGCAATGTCGCGACCGAGGATGTCGTCTACATGCTCGAAGGCATGGGCATCAGCACCGGCGTCGACATGGAGAAGCTGTTGGCGGCGACGAACGAGATGAGCGGCGTGCTGGGCAAGCCGCCCGTGAGCCGCGTGGCGTCCGCGCTGAATGCGAAGAAGAAGCGAACTACGTCCTAA
- a CDS encoding GntR family transcriptional regulator, with protein MKQPLKHRTLSAAIVDQLRQAILDGTYPAGSQLRQDALGDAYGVSRIPVREALFQLEAEGLVRIVPQKGAIVSELSLDEINDVFDLRRILEPRLLAQSAPRFTGEDFAGLDDIHKSFEKAIKARNVSEWGQLNADFHMALYVHAPQPRTRAIVLSLLQTSDRYTRLQLSNTKAMGTAEKEHAQLIALCRAQKIDEACRFLERHIEAVRKDLLQVVAGSTIAPKSRRKEKS; from the coding sequence ATGAAACAGCCTCTGAAGCATCGCACCCTGTCGGCTGCGATCGTCGACCAGCTCCGGCAGGCGATCCTCGACGGCACCTATCCGGCGGGATCGCAATTGCGCCAGGATGCGCTTGGCGATGCCTACGGCGTCAGCCGCATTCCGGTGCGCGAGGCGCTGTTCCAGCTCGAGGCCGAAGGGCTGGTGCGCATCGTTCCGCAGAAGGGCGCCATCGTCTCGGAACTGTCACTGGACGAGATCAACGACGTGTTCGACCTCCGCCGCATCCTGGAGCCGCGATTGCTGGCGCAGTCGGCGCCGCGCTTCACCGGGGAGGATTTCGCGGGGCTGGACGACATCCACAAGAGTTTCGAGAAGGCGATCAAGGCGCGCAACGTCAGCGAATGGGGCCAGCTCAACGCCGACTTCCACATGGCGCTCTACGTCCACGCCCCGCAGCCGCGCACCCGCGCGATCGTGCTGTCGCTGCTCCAGACCAGCGACCGCTACACGCGCCTCCAGCTCTCCAACACCAAGGCGATGGGCACTGCCGAGAAGGAGCACGCCCAGCTGATCGCGCTCTGCCGCGCGCAGAAGATCGATGAGGCCTGCCGGTTTTTGGAGCGGCACATCGAGGCCGTGCGAAAGGATCTGTTGCAGGTCGTGGCCGGCAGCACGATCGCGCCGAAGTCACGGCGGAAGGAGAAATCGTAG
- a CDS encoding TRAP transporter substrate-binding protein yields MPLSRRRFLAASAAASVFAPSLALAQAKEFRLGLITPNGHSWNKAALKFGDELKAATNGRLTLTVFHSGQLGNEPAMMQQLQSGALDMGFIQAAELGSRVPHIAAINAPYIVRSTPAVAKFVRHPAAVKLFDVLPQETGTIGLGWGITGMRAVFSSRDLNSLADIKGMKLRINPTPVYRDFYSSLGAAPTPIPTPQVFDAMANGQVDGLEADLEFSWNQRFDKVSKVILQMNAVFMPMAAVVSGRVWQSLPAADRELIAKTVKSTLDAQIDELAGNEPALIENFKNAPIPIRQVPAGDTEAVIAEFDKIWLPKAPVLAELRKVGATL; encoded by the coding sequence ATGCCGCTTTCACGTCGCCGCTTTCTCGCCGCCAGCGCAGCCGCATCGGTGTTCGCGCCGTCGCTGGCGCTCGCCCAGGCCAAGGAATTCCGCCTCGGCCTGATCACGCCGAACGGCCATTCCTGGAACAAAGCCGCGCTCAAGTTCGGCGACGAGCTCAAGGCCGCCACCAACGGCCGGCTGACGCTGACCGTGTTCCACTCCGGCCAGCTCGGCAACGAGCCCGCGATGATGCAGCAATTGCAGTCCGGCGCGCTCGACATGGGCTTCATCCAGGCCGCCGAGCTCGGCTCGCGCGTCCCGCACATCGCCGCGATCAACGCGCCCTACATCGTCCGCTCGACGCCGGCGGTCGCGAAATTCGTGCGGCATCCCGCGGCGGTGAAGCTGTTCGACGTGCTGCCGCAGGAGACCGGCACGATCGGGCTCGGCTGGGGCATCACCGGCATGCGCGCGGTGTTCTCCTCCAGGGACCTGAATTCGCTCGCCGACATCAAGGGCATGAAGCTGCGCATCAACCCGACGCCGGTCTATCGCGATTTCTATTCTTCGCTTGGCGCGGCGCCGACGCCGATCCCGACGCCGCAGGTGTTCGACGCGATGGCCAACGGCCAGGTCGATGGCCTCGAGGCTGATCTCGAATTCTCCTGGAATCAGCGCTTCGACAAGGTCTCGAAGGTGATCCTCCAGATGAACGCCGTCTTCATGCCGATGGCCGCAGTGGTCTCGGGCCGGGTCTGGCAGTCGCTCCCCGCAGCCGACCGCGAGCTGATCGCCAAGACGGTCAAGTCGACGCTGGACGCGCAGATCGACGAGCTCGCCGGCAATGAGCCCGCACTGATCGAGAACTTCAAGAACGCGCCGATCCCGATCCGCCAGGTGCCGGCCGGCGACACCGAGGCGGTCATTGCCGAGTTCGACAAGATCTGGCTGCCCAAGGCTCCGGTCCTCGCCGAATTGCGCAAGGTCGGCGCTACGCTCTGA
- a CDS encoding TRAP transporter large permease, with protein MITSAAFVAIMLVGVPIGLCLCLAGLVYIAASGNPVLFQSYPLQLFGGVDSYGLIAIPLFILIGEIMNGGGITRRIVDMAMAFVGSLKGGLAYVNILANMFISSILGSATAQVAIMAQIMVPEMEKKGYDKTFAAGLTAYGGMLGPIIPPSVMFVVYSVLAQVSVSDMLIAGIVPGVILTVMFCLVIALMGYIYNYPRADYQTPRQRVMTILRTSPTLLIPIVIVGTILGGLANATESAAVGAVAAALVGKYWTKEFEFSQLPQMMLRSAIYSAIVLFLVAAAAVFSWVLIFGKVPQETAGWIQSAAKDPISFMLICNVILLVIGTVIDGIPGLIMTVPILLPVATDVYHIDPRHFGVVVVINLVLGLLSPPVGLCFFVAAAVTGAKPGKMFMVTLPFFVISCVLLVLLSLFPSLSLILVK; from the coding sequence ATGATCACGTCTGCCGCCTTCGTCGCGATCATGCTGGTCGGCGTGCCGATCGGGCTCTGCCTGTGCCTCGCCGGCCTCGTCTACATCGCCGCATCCGGCAATCCGGTGCTGTTCCAGTCCTATCCGCTCCAGCTGTTCGGCGGCGTCGACAGCTACGGCCTGATCGCCATTCCGCTCTTCATCCTGATCGGCGAGATCATGAACGGCGGCGGCATCACCCGCCGCATCGTCGACATGGCGATGGCCTTCGTCGGCTCGCTGAAGGGCGGACTCGCCTACGTCAACATCCTCGCCAACATGTTCATCTCCTCGATCCTGGGATCTGCGACCGCGCAGGTCGCGATCATGGCCCAGATCATGGTGCCGGAGATGGAGAAGAAGGGTTACGACAAGACCTTTGCGGCGGGACTGACCGCCTATGGCGGCATGCTCGGCCCGATCATCCCGCCCTCGGTGATGTTCGTGGTCTACAGCGTTCTCGCGCAGGTCTCGGTCAGCGACATGCTGATCGCCGGAATCGTGCCGGGCGTCATCCTGACCGTGATGTTCTGCCTCGTCATCGCGCTGATGGGATACATCTACAATTATCCCCGCGCCGACTATCAGACGCCGCGCCAGCGCGTCATGACGATCCTGCGGACGTCGCCCACCCTGCTGATCCCGATCGTCATCGTCGGCACCATCCTCGGCGGCCTCGCCAACGCAACGGAATCCGCAGCCGTCGGCGCCGTCGCCGCGGCGCTGGTGGGAAAATACTGGACCAAAGAGTTCGAGTTCTCCCAGCTGCCGCAGATGATGCTGCGCAGTGCCATCTATTCGGCAATCGTGCTGTTCCTCGTCGCCGCCGCCGCGGTGTTCTCCTGGGTCCTGATCTTCGGCAAGGTGCCGCAGGAGACCGCCGGCTGGATCCAGTCGGCCGCCAAGGACCCGATCAGCTTCATGCTGATCTGCAACGTCATCCTGCTGGTGATCGGCACCGTGATCGACGGCATTCCCGGCCTGATCATGACGGTGCCGATCCTGCTGCCGGTCGCAACCGACGTCTATCACATCGACCCCCGGCATTTCGGCGTCGTCGTGGTGATCAACCTGGTGCTCGGCCTGTTGTCGCCGCCGGTCGGGCTCTGCTTCTTCGTCGCGGCCGCCGTCACCGGCGCCAAGCCCGGCAAGATGTTCATGGTGACGCTGCCCTTCTTCGTCATCTCCTGCGTCCTGCTGGTGCTGCTCTCGCTCTTCCCCTCGCTCTCGCTGATCCTCGTCAAATAG